In the Shewanella sp. OMA3-2 genome, one interval contains:
- the ispG gene encoding flavodoxin-dependent (E)-4-hydroxy-3-methylbut-2-enyl-diphosphate synthase produces the protein MYNESPIIRRPSTRIYVGNVPIGDGAPIAVQSMTNTKTDDVAATVAQILALEKVGADIVRVSVPTMDSAEAFKLIKQQVNVPLVADIHFDYRIALKVAEYGADCLRINPGNIGNEARIRSVVECARDRNIPIRIGVNGGSLEKDLMDKYREPTPEALVESAMRHVDILDRLNFDQFKVSVKASDVFLAVESYRLLAKQIRQPLHLGITEAGGLRSGSVKSAVGLGMLLAEGIGDTIRISLAADPIEEIKVGFDILKSLRIRSRGINFIACPSCSRQEFDVIATVNELERRLEDVTTAMDVSIIGCVVNGPGEALVSHIGLTGGSNKSGYYDDGERQKERFDNNNIVDGLEAKIRAKARLMANRIAISDKTE, from the coding sequence ATGTATAACGAATCTCCAATTATCCGCAGACCTTCAACACGCATTTATGTTGGAAATGTTCCGATTGGTGACGGCGCACCTATAGCGGTGCAGTCGATGACCAATACTAAAACCGATGATGTCGCCGCGACTGTTGCGCAAATTCTTGCACTTGAAAAAGTGGGTGCAGACATTGTACGCGTTTCCGTACCGACGATGGATTCAGCTGAAGCATTTAAACTCATTAAACAGCAAGTCAATGTGCCCCTAGTTGCCGATATTCATTTTGATTATCGAATAGCATTAAAAGTGGCTGAATACGGCGCAGATTGTTTACGTATAAACCCAGGGAATATTGGTAATGAAGCCCGTATTCGCAGTGTGGTAGAATGCGCGCGCGATAGAAATATTCCGATCCGTATAGGTGTTAACGGTGGTTCATTAGAAAAAGATTTAATGGATAAGTACCGTGAGCCTACACCTGAAGCGTTAGTTGAATCAGCTATGCGTCATGTGGATATTTTAGACCGTCTTAATTTTGATCAATTTAAAGTCAGTGTAAAAGCCTCTGATGTATTTCTAGCGGTAGAGTCATACCGTTTACTGGCGAAGCAAATTAGACAACCATTGCACTTAGGTATTACCGAGGCGGGCGGTTTGCGCTCTGGTTCGGTTAAATCTGCCGTAGGTTTAGGTATGTTACTCGCCGAGGGTATTGGCGATACGATACGTATTTCATTGGCCGCAGATCCTATTGAAGAAATTAAAGTTGGCTTTGATATTTTAAAATCGCTGCGTATTCGTAGTCGTGGTATTAATTTTATTGCCTGCCCATCTTGTTCTCGTCAAGAGTTTGATGTGATAGCAACGGTAAATGAATTAGAGCGCCGCCTAGAAGATGTTACCACTGCAATGGACGTATCCATTATTGGCTGTGTCGTTAATGGACCTGGTGAAGCGCTGGTTTCTCATATTGGCTTAACAGGCGGCAGTAATAAAAGTGGTTACTATGATGATGGCGAACGCCAAAAAGAGCGTTTTGACAATAACAATATTGTTGACGGCTTAGAAGCTAAAATTCGGGCCAAAGCCCGTTTAATGGCTAACCGAATTGCTATTAGCGATAAAACCGAATAA
- a CDS encoding RodZ domain-containing protein, whose product MIKEQLDETTEVAAVLNDIATVGAILKAAREKKGITVEAVALQLHLRPRILNDIEADNFANISSNTYARGYIKNYARFVDADIVAIKQCLDQQIPEYVPPTMQSFSRKTTRQARDNRVNFVTYAIVIILLAMLVLWWVQKSDVLTESNFALPTVEEMQAESANTHSGVLVPTQRDTSTGTVEVMSPANEQFEQIGSAGTEFIQNATDNNQAVDVANPVNNSVSNSNLSNSNSSPHRDNLSAVQQTDVVASTPVASTTTLTTASTTVDNNTVSDSSASVVTMDVNADCWVNLVDVTGKVLVDGVKKAGHSVKVSGKAPFKLILGAPQSVTLAVDGSNIDLSEYANGRVARLTLTKP is encoded by the coding sequence ATGATAAAAGAACAATTAGACGAAACTACTGAAGTAGCAGCAGTATTAAATGACATTGCCACCGTCGGGGCAATACTTAAAGCAGCGCGTGAGAAAAAAGGGATTACAGTTGAGGCGGTCGCATTGCAACTGCATTTACGTCCTAGAATTCTTAATGATATTGAAGCTGATAATTTTGCTAATATTTCATCTAATACCTACGCCCGTGGTTATATCAAGAACTACGCGCGTTTTGTTGACGCCGATATTGTTGCAATAAAGCAATGTCTTGATCAGCAAATACCGGAATATGTCCCGCCAACTATGCAAAGCTTTTCGCGTAAAACAACACGCCAGGCTAGAGATAACCGAGTAAATTTCGTCACCTATGCTATTGTGATTATTTTACTGGCGATGCTAGTTTTATGGTGGGTGCAAAAATCTGATGTATTAACTGAGTCAAATTTTGCTTTGCCTACAGTTGAAGAGATGCAAGCTGAAAGTGCCAATACACACTCTGGCGTATTAGTACCGACTCAAAGAGATACCAGTACCGGAACTGTAGAGGTAATGAGCCCTGCTAATGAACAATTTGAACAAATAGGCTCTGCAGGAACCGAGTTCATTCAAAATGCGACTGATAATAATCAAGCTGTCGATGTGGCAAACCCAGTGAATAACTCTGTTAGTAATAGCAACCTTTCTAATAGCAATAGTTCACCTCATCGCGATAACCTAAGTGCAGTTCAACAAACTGATGTAGTGGCCTCTACGCCTGTTGCTTCTACTACAACATTAACAACAGCATCAACAACAGTAGACAATAATACAGTATCTGATAGCAGTGCTTCAGTTGTCACTATGGATGTCAATGCCGATTGCTGGGTAAACCTTGTTGATGTCACAGGTAAAGTGTTAGTTGATGGCGTTAAAAAGGCCGGTCATAGTGTTAAAGTTAGTGGTAAAGCACCTTTCAAGTTGATTTTAGGCGCGCCGCAGTCGGTGACTTTAGCCGTTGATGGCAGCAATATTGATTTATCTGAGTATGCTAACGGTCGCGTGGCGCGATTAACGTTAACTAAGCCTTAG
- the pilW gene encoding type IV pilus biogenesis/stability protein PilW, translated as MKQGIQYIAIVGLLGASLSGCVTERTYTGTDIPVAERDIDKVSAARERMQLGLTYLRRGNSEQAKYNLDKAIEYAPQISEVHVAMAYYYQTVGDLVRTEAAYGDAIRATDASGDAKNNFGVFLCQQKKYARAEKMLLEAIETPKYTRVASSYENLGVCSRNNGDPEKARQYFKMALKYDPRRGNTLIGLTELAMDDADYADARNILSRYHQVANETAESLALGIKIEQEIGDIDAMKKFGITLIAKFPTSSQAKEYRANLLK; from the coding sequence ATGAAACAAGGAATACAGTACATTGCAATAGTGGGTTTGTTAGGTGCATCTTTAAGTGGCTGTGTCACTGAACGAACCTATACTGGAACAGATATACCTGTTGCAGAGCGAGATATTGATAAAGTTTCAGCCGCACGTGAGCGTATGCAGTTAGGGCTCACTTACTTACGCCGTGGCAATAGTGAGCAAGCTAAATATAATTTAGATAAAGCGATAGAATATGCGCCACAGATAAGTGAAGTTCATGTTGCTATGGCTTATTATTATCAAACTGTAGGAGATTTGGTGCGCACTGAAGCCGCCTATGGTGATGCAATTAGAGCCACAGATGCATCCGGTGATGCTAAAAATAATTTTGGGGTGTTCTTATGTCAGCAGAAGAAATATGCCCGCGCCGAAAAAATGTTGTTAGAAGCAATAGAAACACCTAAATATACGCGAGTCGCATCAAGTTACGAAAATTTAGGTGTGTGTAGCCGTAATAATGGCGACCCAGAAAAAGCGCGACAGTATTTTAAGATGGCGTTAAAATATGATCCGCGTCGAGGCAACACATTAATAGGATTGACAGAGTTGGCCATGGATGATGCCGACTATGCTGACGCTCGCAATATTTTATCTAGATATCATCAAGTTGCGAATGAAACTGCAGAAAGTTTAGCGTTAGGGATAAAAATAGAACAGGAAATTGGCGACATTGACGCCATGAAAAAATTTGGTATTACCTTGATCGCCAAATTTCCAACATCTTCTCAAGCAAAAGAATATAGAGCAAACTTGCTTAAATGA
- a CDS encoding CNNM domain-containing protein translates to MLTLFFIVFIAIAISFFCSVFEAVLLSVTPSYIANLKESNPKIAALLAKQKNNVESPLVSILTLNTIAHTAGAAAAGAQASVVFGSEMLGLFSAVLTFLILFLSEIIPKTLGANHWRKLAPTVSVCLFWMEKLTLPLIWMSQKVTSLLGKGDQGQYIRQELSAMTKMGKDSGELGEQESQILMQMLSVKDMSVANIMTPRTVIFKLPTHISHSTFIDMHLTSPFTRIPLYEGDRDNVIGYVNRNDILLSARQTPDTPIGDLLKSLLVIPASVKVLPLFQMMIKRNAKMALVVDEYGSSEGIVTIEDIIETLIGLEIVDSKDLAPDMQALARKLWLRRIESKGIVLSNDA, encoded by the coding sequence ATGTTAACTCTGTTTTTTATTGTATTTATCGCTATTGCGATTTCGTTTTTTTGTAGTGTTTTTGAAGCGGTTCTTTTATCTGTAACCCCGAGTTACATTGCCAACTTAAAAGAATCTAACCCCAAAATTGCCGCTTTGCTTGCTAAGCAAAAAAACAACGTGGAATCTCCTCTCGTGTCAATTTTAACCTTAAATACCATCGCACATACTGCCGGCGCAGCCGCTGCAGGTGCTCAAGCCTCTGTGGTTTTTGGCAGTGAAATGCTTGGGCTATTCTCTGCGGTATTAACATTTTTAATTTTATTTTTATCAGAAATTATTCCTAAAACGTTAGGGGCTAATCATTGGCGTAAACTTGCCCCTACTGTGTCTGTCTGTTTATTTTGGATGGAAAAATTAACCCTTCCCCTGATTTGGATGTCACAGAAAGTAACCAGTCTTTTAGGTAAAGGTGATCAAGGCCAATACATTCGTCAAGAACTCAGTGCTATGACAAAAATGGGTAAAGACAGCGGTGAATTAGGTGAACAAGAATCACAAATTTTAATGCAAATGTTATCCGTAAAAGACATGAGCGTAGCCAACATAATGACACCTAGAACAGTCATTTTTAAACTGCCAACTCACATTAGCCACTCAACATTTATTGACATGCACCTAACCAGTCCTTTCACCCGCATTCCTTTATATGAAGGGGATCGTGATAACGTCATTGGTTATGTTAATCGTAATGATATTTTGCTCTCTGCACGCCAAACACCTGATACGCCAATAGGTGATCTGCTAAAAAGCTTATTAGTTATTCCAGCATCAGTAAAAGTGCTGCCATTGTTTCAAATGATGATAAAACGTAATGCCAAAATGGCATTAGTGGTTGATGAGTATGGTTCAAGTGAAGGCATTGTCACTATTGAAGATATTATCGAAACGTTAATTGGTTTAGAAATTGTCGACTCCAAAGATTTAGCGCCAGACATGCAAGCATTAGCCAGAAAGCTATGGTTACGTCGGATAGAGAGTAAAGGCATAGTGCTGTCAAACGATGCTTAA
- a CDS encoding bifunctional metallophosphatase/5'-nucleotidase, translating into MPNSYRLSIAHINDTHSNFEPSQVKFNLQHQQQAYSLKVDTGGYARLGYHIAQARKQAKAKQQPFLFLHGGDSFQGTLYFREFQGSANAHLLNLLKPDAMVLGNHEIDAGNSPVKAFLNRIEFPLMAGNMDLSQEETQKEGVLRGHPQLLDYDIEQGIAKTLIKPFYDMQIAIIGITLDQMPLIARPDPDTLFVNAIDTTKRTVDALHQQGIKHILVLSHLGLDQDRELASKVDGISLIIGGHSHTLQGDFSAVGLSNLPYGETVNNTPIFHAGKYAETIGLLELSLDRDGRVCQFSGDNYFMLGNTVEVSQASDEVVPEALQHVLINSLRQHPNMLDATQDDAIDEVIQSQYRPALVALESQILAHIPKDFIHTRLPSKHFPHGSEIAPWVSRSMFKATQLVEPKLDFALHNAGGVRQSLSKGQLSVADVFGRILPFELPLVTYQIKGEYIIEVLESTINAATNNGVMGTGAGSFPYPYGIRYSYDGKQPLGARITLIEVYRNEQWQLLQPNELYIGVSSSYTATGREGYDAILKALWQQPVESKNLPEAFIDFVCQYGYKIGQQQIVNINYISHR; encoded by the coding sequence ATGCCAAACTCTTATCGCTTATCTATTGCTCATATTAATGATACCCACTCTAATTTTGAGCCAAGTCAGGTCAAGTTTAATCTGCAACATCAACAACAAGCTTATAGCTTAAAAGTCGATACTGGTGGTTATGCTCGTCTGGGATATCACATTGCACAAGCTCGCAAGCAGGCAAAAGCCAAACAACAGCCTTTCTTATTTCTTCACGGTGGCGACAGCTTTCAAGGCACACTGTATTTTCGTGAGTTTCAAGGCTCAGCCAATGCCCACTTACTCAATTTACTAAAACCCGACGCTATGGTACTTGGTAACCATGAAATTGATGCGGGTAACAGTCCAGTAAAAGCTTTTTTAAATCGCATCGAATTCCCGTTAATGGCGGGTAATATGGACTTAAGCCAAGAAGAAACCCAAAAAGAAGGCGTATTGCGTGGTCATCCACAGTTATTAGATTACGACATAGAGCAAGGCATTGCTAAAACCTTAATTAAGCCTTTCTATGATATGCAGATAGCTATTATCGGGATTACGTTAGATCAAATGCCATTGATTGCACGACCTGATCCTGACACCTTGTTTGTTAACGCCATTGACACCACTAAACGTACCGTTGATGCATTACATCAACAAGGCATAAAACATATCCTAGTATTAAGTCACTTAGGGTTAGATCAAGACCGCGAGCTTGCCAGTAAAGTTGATGGCATTAGTTTAATTATTGGCGGTCATTCACATACCTTACAAGGTGACTTTAGCGCGGTTGGCCTATCTAACCTGCCCTATGGCGAAACCGTTAATAATACCCCAATCTTTCACGCCGGAAAGTATGCCGAAACCATAGGCCTGCTTGAGCTATCTTTGGATAGAGATGGCCGAGTATGTCAATTTAGCGGTGATAACTATTTTATGCTCGGTAACACAGTGGAAGTGAGTCAAGCATCTGATGAAGTGGTACCTGAGGCATTACAACACGTACTAATCAATTCTCTGCGCCAACACCCTAATATGCTTGATGCAACGCAAGATGATGCCATTGATGAGGTTATTCAGTCACAGTATCGTCCAGCTTTAGTGGCATTAGAAAGTCAAATATTGGCACATATTCCCAAAGACTTTATTCATACTCGCCTGCCCAGTAAACATTTCCCTCACGGTAGCGAAATTGCCCCTTGGGTCAGTAGAAGCATGTTTAAAGCCACCCAATTAGTTGAGCCAAAATTAGATTTCGCACTGCATAATGCCGGTGGTGTAAGGCAATCGCTCAGTAAAGGTCAGCTTTCGGTTGCCGATGTATTTGGCCGTATATTGCCATTTGAACTGCCCTTAGTGACTTATCAAATTAAAGGTGAATATATTATTGAGGTATTGGAATCTACCATTAACGCGGCAACAAATAACGGTGTAATGGGCACAGGCGCAGGCAGCTTTCCGTACCCATATGGGATCCGCTATAGCTATGATGGTAAGCAACCTCTAGGTGCCAGAATTACCCTGATTGAAGTGTACCGAAACGAACAATGGCAACTTTTACAGCCGAACGAGCTTTATATCGGGGTATCTAGCTCATATACCGCAACAGGACGTGAAGGCTATGACGCAATCTTAAAAGCTTTGTGGCAACAACCGGTCGAAAGTAAAAATCTACCTGAAGCATTTATTGACTTTGTTTGTCAGTATGGTTACAAAATAGGTCAACAACAAATTGTCAATATTAATTACATTAGCCATAGATAA
- a CDS encoding NrfJ encodes MKTKLIKALAATMLVLGVSSAWAQGVIHQGEVIDTMNGGGYTYVQVKEADKTYWAAGPQVVIVKGDNVEMSEQMWMSDFKSASLDRTFDEIMFVGHITKK; translated from the coding sequence ATGAAAACAAAATTGATTAAGGCACTTGCCGCTACAATGCTGGTATTAGGTGTGTCATCTGCCTGGGCTCAAGGTGTTATTCATCAGGGTGAAGTTATTGACACTATGAATGGTGGTGGCTATACCTATGTTCAAGTTAAAGAAGCCGACAAAACTTATTGGGCAGCGGGTCCACAAGTTGTAATAGTTAAAGGCGATAATGTTGAAATGTCTGAACAAATGTGGATGAGCGACTTCAAAAGCGCTAGCTTAGACCGCACCTTCGATGAAATTATGTTTGTCGGTCATATTACTAAAAAGTAA
- a CDS encoding GNAT family N-acetyltransferase, whose product MTQLQVVSFLPRHAADISHIYHQSVQAISHPRYNQAKKDAWSTAPRSAKYWLQQYKHSKAWVIEGALKNVLGFIGLETAFPSKGYIDCLYVHPSCQHQGLASQLIQHVQQWAAAQHYAQLRVDASYLSKPLFEKNGFVLIESNLRVKKGQTLATFTLIKAL is encoded by the coding sequence ATGACCCAACTTCAAGTCGTTAGTTTTCTGCCTCGCCATGCAGCTGACATTAGTCATATTTATCATCAGTCAGTGCAAGCCATTAGCCACCCAAGATATAATCAAGCCAAAAAAGATGCTTGGTCGACTGCGCCTCGTTCAGCCAAATATTGGCTGCAGCAATATAAACACAGCAAAGCTTGGGTAATTGAAGGTGCATTAAAAAACGTACTAGGATTTATTGGCCTAGAAACAGCATTCCCAAGCAAAGGGTATATCGATTGTCTTTATGTGCATCCAAGCTGCCAACACCAAGGTTTAGCCTCCCAGTTAATTCAACATGTTCAGCAATGGGCAGCAGCGCAACACTATGCTCAACTCCGCGTTGATGCATCGTATTTATCTAAACCCCTATTTGAGAAAAATGGCTTTGTGTTAATTGAATCAAATTTACGAGTAAAGAAAGGACAAACTTTAGCGACGTTTACCTTAATCAAAGCGTTGTGA
- a CDS encoding AAA family ATPase, with amino-acid sequence MIILIGGEKGGSGKSCLAQNIAVFLTKETKASVIMVDCDPQRTTSDWIQARNNNPQLPAINCVQLYGKIRNDLLSLEQHYDYVLVDCGGQDNLALRATMSVASHVLMPLRPKRRDLKTVSHMDDIVSTCMMINPKMRAAFVITQCPNLPNQAGRILEAKDVCRTYDIDVLEAINYCRNIYDDSEESGLSVIEIEPNGKAAEEMRAIACELLQAENAAQIMEQRLSPNNVTSLRGNYGTGRSQEKRLVM; translated from the coding sequence ATGATTATTCTAATTGGTGGAGAAAAAGGCGGCAGTGGTAAAAGCTGTCTAGCGCAAAATATTGCAGTATTTCTTACTAAAGAAACCAAAGCCAGTGTCATTATGGTCGATTGTGACCCACAGCGAACAACATCAGATTGGATCCAAGCACGTAATAATAATCCGCAACTACCGGCGATTAACTGTGTACAACTTTACGGAAAAATACGTAACGACTTATTAAGTTTAGAGCAACATTATGACTATGTTTTAGTTGATTGCGGCGGCCAAGATAACCTTGCCCTTAGAGCGACAATGTCAGTGGCATCACATGTACTAATGCCACTTAGACCAAAACGACGTGATCTTAAAACCGTCAGCCACATGGATGATATTGTATCAACATGTATGATGATAAACCCTAAAATGCGCGCCGCATTTGTGATCACTCAATGCCCTAATTTACCTAATCAAGCTGGGCGAATTTTAGAAGCTAAAGATGTCTGTCGCACCTATGACATTGACGTGTTAGAGGCCATCAATTACTGCCGGAACATTTATGATGACAGCGAAGAGTCGGGCTTATCGGTCATTGAAATAGAACCAAATGGTAAAGCTGCTGAAGAAATGCGCGCAATAGCATGTGAATTACTGCAAGCAGAAAATGCTGCACAAATAATGGAACAGCGCTTATCGCCTAACAATGTCACTTCACTGAGGGGGAATTATGGCACTGGCCGATCTCAAGAAAAACGCCTCGTCATGTAA
- a CDS encoding CopG family transcriptional regulator has protein sequence MSIEEFIDTANLYALGQTHEFTQSNNVVDFLQCRDNKRAITALSIPTEPVNLASKQPFRRATFTLSEQAISQLAQCSQASQIAKSKLIRHLIAEHNLLSDEDKQHIYQKLALETQLNSIPT, from the coding sequence ATGTCGATTGAAGAATTTATCGACACCGCCAACCTATATGCATTAGGGCAAACACATGAGTTTACTCAATCTAATAATGTGGTCGACTTTCTGCAGTGCCGTGATAACAAACGCGCTATTACCGCGCTTAGCATCCCCACTGAGCCAGTCAATTTAGCCAGTAAGCAGCCTTTTAGGCGAGCCACATTCACCTTAAGTGAACAGGCGATTAGCCAATTGGCGCAGTGTAGTCAGGCGAGTCAGATAGCCAAATCAAAATTAATCCGGCACTTAATTGCCGAACACAATTTATTATCCGATGAAGATAAGCAACATATTTATCAAAAACTTGCATTAGAAACTCAGCTTAACTCTATTCCTACATAG
- a CDS encoding zinc-dependent peptidase — MIAIIIVSIIAITAIGWITSASFRRERHRQQVCQQAFPKPWRIILRHRFPYFKSMPTDLQLQLKKHIQIFIDEKQFIGCDGLVITDEIKVTVAAQACLLLLNRKTDYYPNLKQILIYPHAFIVEQQKVDFAGVTSQHRSVLLGESWGNGKVILSWQNTLNGAADPYDGENVVIHEFAHQLDQENGPANGAPALRQINDYAHWSSTLGKEFNQLQYCASQKIPSLFNYYGATNPAEFFAVISETFFEKPKQFFQQHPKLYNELSQFYQLDPIHWH; from the coding sequence ATGATTGCCATTATAATTGTCTCCATTATTGCTATTACAGCAATAGGTTGGATAACCAGTGCCTCATTTAGACGAGAGCGTCATCGCCAACAAGTTTGTCAGCAAGCCTTCCCTAAACCTTGGCGGATTATATTGCGGCATCGATTTCCGTATTTTAAAAGTATGCCAACTGATTTACAGTTACAGCTTAAAAAACATATTCAAATTTTTATAGATGAAAAACAATTTATTGGCTGTGACGGACTGGTCATTACCGATGAGATAAAAGTCACCGTTGCTGCACAAGCTTGTTTACTATTACTGAATCGTAAAACGGACTACTACCCTAACCTCAAACAGATTTTAATTTACCCACACGCTTTTATCGTAGAACAGCAAAAAGTCGATTTTGCCGGTGTAACCTCACAACACAGAAGTGTGCTACTAGGTGAGTCATGGGGAAACGGCAAAGTCATTCTGTCATGGCAAAACACCCTCAATGGCGCAGCTGACCCATATGATGGTGAAAATGTGGTGATTCATGAATTTGCTCATCAACTCGATCAAGAAAATGGTCCAGCTAATGGCGCCCCTGCATTACGACAAATTAACGATTATGCTCATTGGTCATCCACGCTAGGTAAAGAATTTAATCAGTTACAGTATTGCGCGTCACAGAAAATACCGTCATTATTCAATTACTATGGTGCGACCAATCCCGCAGAGTTTTTTGCGGTAATAAGCGAAACCTTTTTTGAAAAACCAAAACAGTTCTTTCAACAGCATCCTAAATTGTATAATGAGTTAAGTCAGTTTTATCAATTAGACCCAATACATTGGCACTAA
- a CDS encoding nuclear transport factor 2 family protein — MQSIIHKLGFIAVLLTTVSAFDINANSLQQLDSETTAEQANKAVIKKDNQHTLASQLSSDETQAVITNLNQVDQTLDSQGLTEEDSHKVNALLNQLNESAMSADWENYFSLYHPDAIFIGTDANERWNMVQFKQYATPSKGWRYDLQARHLLQIGDVIVFDEQLYSSSYGISRGTGALINTEQGWKIAQYHLSFPIPNDKAKRITSLIKQ, encoded by the coding sequence ATGCAATCAATTATTCATAAACTGGGCTTTATCGCAGTATTACTCACCACAGTGAGTGCATTTGATATTAACGCTAATTCGTTACAACAACTCGACAGTGAAACCACTGCTGAACAAGCAAATAAAGCGGTAATAAAGAAAGATAACCAACACACTCTCGCAAGTCAGCTAAGCAGTGATGAAACACAAGCTGTTATCACTAACCTAAACCAAGTTGACCAAACATTAGATAGCCAAGGGTTAACAGAAGAAGACAGCCATAAGGTTAATGCCTTACTCAACCAGTTAAATGAAAGTGCAATGTCGGCTGACTGGGAAAACTATTTTAGCTTATATCATCCAGATGCTATTTTTATTGGCACTGATGCCAATGAGCGTTGGAATATGGTGCAATTTAAGCAATATGCTACGCCCTCTAAAGGCTGGCGTTATGATCTGCAAGCTCGTCATTTACTTCAAATTGGCGATGTTATTGTATTTGATGAGCAGCTTTATAGCTCTTCATACGGCATTAGCCGTGGCACTGGTGCGCTAATTAATACTGAACAAGGTTGGAAGATAGCGCAATATCATTTAAGTTTTCCAATTCCAAATGATAAAGCCAAACGTATTACATCGTTAATTAAACAATAA
- a CDS encoding HDOD domain-containing protein translates to MTANQSHKGVEYWTKRISDQEMPALCSTVRDLEQLAKDDVSSLSLLGRSVMHDNALTSRILRVANSATYNKGINQVSTVSRAAVVLGFDTIRNICLTARLLSSLLESHNLSDSVFKRLLKLMAQSFHAAMIARMMVSDRDEALREEVFIATLLYRIGESAFWSTGGELLDELDAKLLSTQDGVEQLNIIRAELGTSFNQLTQGIARNWGLGDLLLKALNNPDERMPEIRCIFIADKLAESIAQPQLDPQGFQKRLQQAADMLDVSLEELNLRLIRCNQVTHKLAVDYGAKVLVEFIPNTANVFESLDAPQPINIVREANLMIQLAKLRELTGFAINKTDFNQIMQTALEGIFTGVGVDRCGALLLSPNRKTLLPRVSMGDDAQTMKTNFVIELTDQQSIFAQCIEQKKPYWIPQVTGTEPQSVTADMTENLSREGFLIAPLMVGTKVLGVFYADRHASFRRFEAIDFDTFTHFSQLANVCFGVAMK, encoded by the coding sequence ATGACAGCCAATCAATCTCACAAAGGTGTTGAATATTGGACCAAGCGCATTAGTGATCAAGAAATGCCAGCCCTATGTTCAACCGTTAGAGATTTAGAGCAGCTTGCCAAGGATGACGTCTCCTCTTTATCGTTACTGGGTCGCAGTGTGATGCACGACAATGCGCTGACCTCACGCATTTTACGGGTTGCTAATAGTGCAACTTATAATAAAGGTATTAATCAAGTTTCTACTGTTAGCCGAGCTGCAGTGGTATTAGGATTTGATACTATTCGAAATATCTGTCTAACCGCCAGATTATTATCCAGTTTACTAGAAAGCCACAATCTTTCCGATAGTGTATTCAAGCGCTTATTAAAGCTGATGGCGCAATCATTTCACGCGGCAATGATTGCCCGAATGATGGTGAGTGATAGAGATGAGGCATTAAGGGAAGAGGTGTTTATTGCCACTTTGCTTTATCGCATAGGTGAGAGTGCTTTTTGGAGTACTGGTGGAGAATTACTAGATGAGTTAGATGCCAAATTACTCTCAACACAAGATGGTGTCGAACAGCTCAATATTATTCGTGCAGAGCTTGGTACATCATTCAATCAATTGACTCAAGGTATTGCCAGAAACTGGGGGTTAGGTGATTTGCTACTTAAAGCACTGAATAATCCGGATGAGCGTATGCCTGAAATTCGCTGTATTTTTATAGCCGATAAATTAGCTGAGTCAATTGCACAACCTCAGTTAGATCCGCAAGGTTTTCAAAAACGCTTACAACAAGCCGCTGATATGCTTGATGTTAGTTTAGAAGAACTTAATTTACGATTAATTCGCTGTAATCAAGTTACCCATAAACTGGCTGTAGATTATGGTGCTAAGGTGTTAGTTGAGTTTATTCCTAATACGGCAAACGTGTTTGAGTCACTCGACGCTCCTCAACCTATTAATATCGTTCGGGAAGCTAATTTAATGATTCAATTAGCTAAATTACGTGAGTTAACTGGTTTTGCTATAAACAAAACGGACTTTAATCAGATAATGCAAACCGCGCTTGAAGGAATATTCACCGGGGTTGGTGTTGATCGTTGCGGTGCATTGCTATTGTCACCCAATAGAAAAACGTTGTTGCCTAGAGTCTCTATGGGTGATGATGCTCAAACGATGAAAACCAATTTTGTGATTGAGTTAACCGATCAACAATCTATTTTTGCTCAGTGTATTGAACAGAAAAAACCTTACTGGATACCGCAGGTAACTGGAACTGAACCACAAAGCGTGACCGCAGATATGACTGAGAACTTATCTCGTGAAGGTTTTCTGATCGCGCCATTAATGGTAGGCACTAAGGTATTAGGTGTTTTTTATGCTGATAGGCATGCTTCATTTAGACGGTTTGAGGCCATTGATTTTGATACTTTCACCCATTTTTCACAACTCGCTAATGTGTGTTTTGGTGTGGCAATGAAATAA